The following are encoded in a window of Paraburkholderia sp. HP33-1 genomic DNA:
- the queC gene encoding 7-cyano-7-deazaguanine synthase QueC, which yields MIRKDAKRSALVLFSGGQDSATCLAWALDRYDTVETLGFDYGQRHRVELECREGFRQAIVRAFPAWAGRLGDDHMIDLSLLGAISDTAMTREIEIEATANGLPNTFVPGRNLMFMTIAAAIAYRRGLQVLVGGMCETDFSGYPDCRDDTMKALQVALNLGMDKRFALETPLMWLDKADTWRLAHELGGDELVELVRVETHTCYLGERAELHAWGFGCGECPACRLRKRGYEAYLAGEKVTEPV from the coding sequence GTGATCCGCAAAGACGCCAAGCGTAGCGCGCTCGTGCTGTTTTCCGGCGGCCAGGATTCCGCCACGTGTCTTGCGTGGGCGCTCGATCGCTACGACACGGTCGAAACGCTCGGCTTCGATTATGGTCAGCGGCATCGCGTCGAGCTCGAGTGCCGCGAGGGGTTCCGTCAGGCCATCGTGCGCGCGTTTCCGGCGTGGGCCGGTCGTCTCGGCGACGATCACATGATCGACCTGTCGCTGCTCGGCGCGATCAGCGACACCGCCATGACGCGCGAGATCGAGATTGAGGCGACGGCCAATGGTTTGCCGAACACGTTCGTGCCGGGCCGCAATCTGATGTTCATGACGATCGCCGCGGCCATCGCATATCGGCGAGGCTTGCAGGTGCTGGTCGGCGGGATGTGCGAAACGGACTTCTCGGGCTACCCCGATTGCCGCGACGACACGATGAAGGCGCTGCAGGTCGCGCTGAATCTCGGCATGGACAAGCGCTTCGCGCTGGAGACGCCGCTGATGTGGCTCGACAAGGCCGACACGTGGCGTCTCGCGCACGAGCTAGGCGGCGACGAGCTGGTCGAACTGGTACGCGTCGAGACGCATACCTGCTACCTCGGCGAACGCGCCGAGTTGCACGCTTGGGGCTTCGGCTGCGGTGAATGCCCGGCGTGCCGGTTGCGCAAGCGTGGCTATGAGGCTTACCTCGCCGGTGAGAAAGTCACCGAGCCGGTCTGA
- a CDS encoding DUF4390 domain-containing protein, translating into MTIKRFFPLRLAAVLWIALAVWLTAPGAAHADSIAVQRASLQADNGGWSLDAHFEFDLNSNLEDAVNKGIPLYFTTDFELSRPRWYWFDEQPVSVSQSLRLSFQPLTREYRVSSVQSGGLQLGFSTLKDALAVIKHVTSWHVIDRNQVRVGETYNASVRMQLDIGLMPKPFQIDAVNNRDWNLASDWKRFTFTAAEHAK; encoded by the coding sequence GTGACCATCAAACGCTTCTTCCCGCTTCGGCTCGCTGCCGTGCTCTGGATCGCGCTGGCCGTCTGGCTTACAGCGCCGGGCGCGGCACACGCTGACTCGATCGCGGTGCAGCGGGCGTCGCTGCAGGCTGACAACGGCGGCTGGAGTCTCGACGCGCATTTCGAATTCGATCTGAACAGCAATCTCGAAGACGCGGTCAACAAGGGCATTCCGCTTTATTTCACGACCGATTTCGAACTGAGCCGACCGCGCTGGTACTGGTTCGACGAGCAGCCGGTCAGCGTGTCGCAAAGTTTGCGGCTGTCGTTCCAGCCGCTGACGCGCGAATACCGCGTCTCGAGCGTACAGTCGGGCGGCTTGCAGCTCGGCTTTTCCACTCTCAAGGATGCACTCGCGGTCATCAAGCACGTGACGTCGTGGCACGTGATCGACCGCAATCAGGTGCGCGTCGGCGAAACCTATAACGCGTCGGTGCGCATGCAGCTCGATATCGGGCTGATGCCCAAGCCGTTCCAGATCGATGCGGTGAACAACCGCGACTGGAACCTCGCCTCCGATTGGAAGCGCTTCACTTTCACGGCGGCCGAACATGCTAAATAG
- the queD gene encoding 6-carboxytetrahydropterin synthase QueD — MLTITRKLEFDAGHRIPDHRSQCRNLHGHRYVLEITLQGDLVDTEGAPDRGMVMDFADVKSLAVEHLVDKWDHAFLVYEGDTQVRGFLDSMAGHKTVVIDRIPTVENLAAIAFDILANVYDAHYGVNLRLHKVRLYETPNCWADVVRG; from the coding sequence GTGCTGACGATTACCCGAAAACTCGAATTCGACGCGGGCCACCGCATTCCCGATCACCGCAGCCAGTGCCGTAATCTGCATGGTCATCGCTACGTGCTCGAAATCACGCTGCAAGGCGATCTGGTCGACACCGAAGGCGCGCCCGATCGCGGTATGGTGATGGATTTCGCCGACGTGAAGTCGCTCGCGGTCGAGCATCTGGTCGACAAGTGGGACCACGCGTTTCTGGTCTATGAAGGCGACACGCAGGTGCGTGGCTTTCTCGACAGCATGGCGGGTCACAAGACGGTCGTGATCGATCGCATTCCCACGGTCGAAAACCTCGCCGCGATTGCGTTCGACATACTCGCGAACGTGTACGACGCGCACTACGGCGTGAACCTGCGCCTGCACAAAGTGCGTCTGTACGAGACGCCGAATTGCTGGGCCGACGTCGTCCGCGGCTAG
- the queE gene encoding 7-carboxy-7-deazaguanine synthase: MTYAVKEIFYTLQGEGANAGRPAVFCRFAGCNLWSGREEDRAEAVCRFCDTDFVGTDGENGGKYRTPEELVAMIASQWPQGEGQRFVVCTGGEPMLQLDQPLVDALHAAGFEVAIETNGSLPVLDTIDWICVSPKADAPLVVTKGNELKVVVPQDNQRLADYAKLDFEYFLVQPMDGPSRELNTKLAIDWCKRHPQWRLSMQTHKYLNIP, from the coding sequence ATGACGTACGCGGTGAAGGAAATCTTCTACACGTTGCAGGGCGAGGGCGCGAATGCCGGGCGGCCGGCCGTGTTCTGCCGCTTCGCGGGCTGCAATCTGTGGTCGGGTCGCGAAGAGGATCGCGCGGAAGCCGTCTGCCGTTTCTGTGATACCGATTTTGTCGGCACCGACGGCGAGAACGGCGGCAAGTACCGCACCCCCGAAGAACTGGTCGCGATGATCGCGTCGCAATGGCCGCAAGGCGAGGGCCAACGCTTCGTCGTGTGCACCGGCGGCGAGCCGATGCTGCAGCTCGATCAGCCGCTCGTCGACGCGCTGCACGCGGCCGGCTTCGAGGTCGCGATCGAGACCAACGGCTCGCTGCCGGTGCTCGACACGATCGACTGGATCTGCGTGAGCCCGAAGGCCGACGCGCCGCTAGTGGTGACGAAGGGCAACGAACTGAAGGTCGTGGTTCCGCAAGACAACCAGCGTCTCGCCGACTACGCGAAGCTCGACTTCGAATATTTCCTCGTCCAGCCGATGGATGGACCGTCGCGCGAGCTCAACACGAAGCTCGCGATCGATTGGTGCAAGCGTCATCCGCAGTGGCGCCTGTCGATGCAGACTCACAAGTATCTGAACATTCCCTGA
- the esaR gene encoding response regulator transcription factor EsaR, whose product MATILVVDDEMGIRELLSEILSDEGHVVEAAENAQEAREFRLRQVPDLVLLDIWMPDTDGVTLLKEWAAQGQLTMPVIMMSGHATIDTAVEATKIGALNFLEKPIALQKLLKAVEQGLARGNAAAVPGGVAAKPAVPVSASSVASAAALPVLSADGLGGGALAAQTASISFDIPLRDARDAFERAYFEYHLARENGSMTRVAEKTGLERTHLYRKLKQLGVDLGKNKGE is encoded by the coding sequence ATGGCAACCATCCTGGTGGTAGATGATGAAATGGGCATCCGGGAATTGCTCTCGGAGATCCTGAGCGACGAGGGACACGTCGTGGAGGCCGCTGAGAATGCGCAGGAAGCGCGCGAGTTCCGTCTGCGTCAGGTGCCGGACCTGGTGCTGCTCGACATCTGGATGCCGGACACCGACGGCGTGACCTTGCTCAAGGAATGGGCTGCGCAAGGTCAATTGACGATGCCCGTCATCATGATGTCCGGCCACGCGACGATCGACACCGCAGTCGAAGCCACCAAGATCGGCGCGCTCAACTTCCTCGAAAAGCCGATCGCGTTGCAGAAGCTGCTGAAGGCGGTCGAGCAGGGACTCGCGCGCGGTAACGCGGCGGCGGTGCCTGGCGGCGTGGCTGCGAAGCCGGCGGTGCCGGTCAGCGCATCGTCAGTCGCGTCGGCGGCCGCGTTGCCCGTACTGTCGGCTGATGGCCTCGGCGGCGGCGCGCTCGCCGCGCAAACCGCATCGATCTCGTTCGATATTCCGCTGCGCGATGCGCGCGACGCGTTCGAGCGCGCGTACTTCGAATATCACCTCGCGCGCGAGAACGGCAGCATGACGCGCGTCGCGGAGAAGACCGGGCTCGAGCGCACGCATCTTTATCGCAAGCTGAAGCAACTCGGCGTCGATCTCGGCAAGAACAAGGGGGAGTGA
- a CDS encoding sensor histidine kinase, whose translation MLNRVRSSSTSVSSIVVRVLVSTVAVTAVLLLVLLAAASANTEFFDRYYQWLYAANVAVALVFLLVVTTLVIIIIVRLRTGKFGTRLLAKLAFFMALVGVVPGGIIYIVSYQFVSRSIESWFDVNVETALASGLNLGRGMLDASLSDLQTKARLMSEQLASADAAGTTLTLLRLRDQFGVQDATIVEPTRSMSGATPDMHVVAQASGNYAMLVPNDLPTPLMIEQARGHGYAAIEGEVDGDPQAHDGKGALRLRVVQRIPDSNASLLQPAERFLQLTQPVSKTLARNADSVQRAYREYQEKALGRTGLRKMYIGTLTLSLFLATFIAMMLALALGNQLARPLFLLAQGTKEITEGDYTPKREIKSRDELGFLTQSFNAMTRQLSEARGAVEKNRIALEHSKAYLESILANLTAGVFVFDRQFRLTTANRGAERIFRQPFQTVLGSSLDQIGVLGDFGAMVRKAFADREAASEDGHADNGHWQQQFSVPVAGEAEPLTLLVRGARLVAANERDAEDLQTSGYVIVFDDISDVISAQRSIAWGEVARRLAHEIKNPLTPIQLSAERLQMKLADKLAPSDADVLKRGATTIVNQVAAMKQMVDNFRDYARTPPAVLAHLQLNDLVSEVLTLYGIEEGKGAIQVELAALPAIRGDATQLRQVIHNLLQNAQDAVAEVAHPRVLLETRTVEYGDPDAQGKARVAVRLTVSDNGPGFPARILTRAFEPYVTTKAKGTGLGLAMVKKIVDEHGARIDIRNRMKAGDVIEGAQISILFLQLAEDPAHSAHNGASQGTTKATVQTRAA comes from the coding sequence ATGCTAAATAGAGTTCGCTCATCTTCCACCAGTGTCAGCAGCATCGTCGTGCGCGTGCTGGTGTCGACGGTCGCGGTGACGGCCGTGCTGCTGCTCGTGCTGCTGGCCGCCGCGAGCGCGAACACCGAATTCTTCGACCGCTATTACCAATGGCTGTATGCGGCCAACGTCGCGGTCGCGCTGGTCTTCCTGCTGGTGGTGACGACGCTCGTCATCATCATCATCGTGCGATTACGCACGGGCAAATTCGGCACGCGACTGCTTGCGAAGCTCGCGTTCTTCATGGCGCTGGTCGGCGTGGTGCCGGGTGGCATCATCTACATCGTGTCGTATCAGTTCGTATCGCGCAGTATCGAGTCGTGGTTCGATGTGAACGTCGAAACCGCGCTTGCGTCCGGCCTCAATCTCGGGCGCGGCATGCTCGACGCGTCGCTGTCCGATCTGCAGACGAAGGCGCGTCTGATGTCCGAGCAGCTCGCGAGCGCGGATGCCGCCGGTACCACGCTGACTCTGCTGCGTCTGCGCGATCAGTTCGGCGTGCAGGACGCGACTATCGTCGAGCCGACCCGCAGTATGTCGGGCGCGACGCCGGACATGCACGTGGTCGCGCAGGCGTCGGGCAACTACGCGATGCTCGTGCCGAACGATCTGCCGACACCGCTGATGATCGAGCAGGCGCGCGGCCACGGCTATGCAGCCATCGAAGGCGAAGTGGACGGCGACCCGCAGGCACACGACGGCAAGGGCGCGCTGCGTCTGCGCGTCGTGCAGCGTATTCCCGATTCGAACGCGTCGCTATTGCAGCCCGCCGAGCGCTTCCTGCAGCTGACGCAGCCGGTCTCGAAAACGCTCGCACGTAATGCCGATTCGGTGCAGCGCGCGTATCGCGAGTATCAGGAGAAGGCACTCGGGCGCACCGGTCTGCGCAAGATGTACATCGGCACGCTGACGTTGTCACTGTTCCTCGCGACCTTCATCGCGATGATGCTCGCGCTCGCGCTCGGCAACCAGCTCGCGCGGCCGCTGTTCCTGCTCGCGCAGGGCACGAAGGAAATTACCGAGGGCGACTACACGCCGAAGCGCGAAATCAAGTCACGTGACGAGCTCGGCTTCCTCACGCAGTCGTTCAACGCGATGACGCGGCAGCTCTCGGAAGCGCGCGGGGCGGTCGAGAAAAATCGTATCGCGCTGGAGCATTCGAAGGCGTATCTCGAGAGCATCCTCGCGAACCTGACCGCGGGCGTGTTCGTGTTCGACCGGCAGTTCCGGCTCACCACCGCGAATCGCGGCGCCGAGCGAATTTTCCGTCAACCGTTCCAGACGGTGCTCGGATCGTCGCTCGATCAGATCGGCGTGCTCGGCGATTTCGGTGCGATGGTGCGCAAGGCGTTTGCCGATCGCGAAGCGGCGAGCGAAGATGGCCACGCCGACAACGGCCACTGGCAGCAGCAGTTTTCGGTGCCGGTGGCTGGCGAAGCCGAGCCGCTCACGTTGCTCGTGCGCGGCGCGCGCCTCGTCGCGGCGAACGAGCGCGATGCCGAAGACTTGCAGACCTCGGGCTACGTTATCGTGTTCGACGACATCTCCGACGTGATCTCCGCGCAGCGTTCGATCGCATGGGGCGAAGTCGCGCGGCGGCTCGCGCACGAGATCAAGAATCCGCTCACGCCGATTCAACTCTCGGCCGAGCGCTTGCAGATGAAACTCGCCGACAAGCTCGCGCCGTCGGACGCGGACGTGTTGAAGCGCGGCGCGACGACGATCGTCAATCAGGTCGCCGCGATGAAGCAGATGGTCGACAATTTCCGCGACTACGCGCGCACGCCACCCGCGGTACTCGCGCATCTGCAGTTGAATGATCTGGTCAGCGAAGTGCTCACGCTGTACGGTATAGAGGAAGGCAAGGGCGCGATCCAGGTCGAGCTTGCGGCATTGCCCGCGATACGCGGCGACGCGACGCAGTTGCGTCAGGTGATCCACAACCTGCTGCAGAACGCGCAGGACGCGGTAGCCGAGGTGGCGCATCCGCGTGTTTTGCTCGAGACGAGGACAGTAGAATACGGAGACCCCGACGCGCAAGGCAAGGCCCGCGTCGCGGTACGTCTGACCGTGTCGGACAACGGACCAGGCTTCCCCGCGCGTATCCTCACGCGCGCGTTCGAGCCCTACGTGACGACCAAGGCCAAAGGTACGGGTCTGGGACTTGCGATGGTCAAGAAGATCGTCGACGAACACGGCGCGCGCATCGACATTCGCAATCGCATGAAGGCTGGCGACGTAATCGAAGGCGCGCAGATTTCGATCCTCTTCCTTCAACTGGCGGAAGATCCCGCGCATTCGGCGCACAACGGTGCGTCGCAGGGAACGACAAAAGCAACAGTGCAGACAAGGGCAGCGTAA